The following are encoded in a window of Rhizophagus irregularis chromosome 4, complete sequence genomic DNA:
- a CDS encoding uncharacterized protein (SECRETED:cutsite_VNA-AP; SECRETED:prob_0.9499); SECRETED:SignalP(1-20) yields the protein MNRIFILAFVLFATLFAVNAAPLELVKRETKFPPCPNAPPDVVGLDVKMTPDPFVPGKEETFDIKGTLKKDIVAGDLLGLGFIDLVAEAPIGDPLVVDICTLPGVTCPIKAGTAFSTTQQLTAPAASDLPKSYAIIIAMEHGTPPDVEALACSAAIFGADSDSSAVPDFWSFL from the coding sequence atgaatcgaatttttattttggcaTTCGTTTTATTTGCTACGCTTTTTGCGGTCAATGCAGCACCACTTGAACTTGTAAAAAGAGAAACTAAATTTCCACCATGTCCCAATGCGCCACCAGATGTAGTAGGACTCGATGTAAAAATGACACCTGATCCTTTCGTTCCTGGAAAAGAAGAAACGTTTGACATTAAAGGAACATTGAAAAAAGATATTGTCGCTGGAGATTTGCTTGGTCTTGGATTCATCGATCTTGTCGCGGAAGCACCCATAGGAGATCCCCTTGTTGTGGATATTTGTACATTACCTGGAGTTACTTGTCCGATTAAAGCCGGAACTGCATTTTCTACAACGCAGCAATTAACTGCACCAGCCGCTTCAGATTTACCTAAATCATACGCTATTATAATTGCAATGGAACATGGAACACCACCTGATGTTGAAGCATTAGCCTGTTCAGCTGCTATTTTTGGTGCTGATAGTGATTCTTCTGCTGTACCTGACTTTTGGAGTTTTTTATAA